The Gavia stellata isolate bGavSte3 chromosome 1, bGavSte3.hap2, whole genome shotgun sequence genome has a segment encoding these proteins:
- the SIK1 gene encoding serine/threonine-protein kinase SIK1: MVIMSEYASVPAAGQAQQRPLRVGFYDIERTLGKGNFAVVKLARHRVTKTQVAIKIIDKTRLDPSNLEKIYREVQIMKLLNHPHIIKLYQVMETKDMLYIVTEFAKNGEMFDHLTSNGHLSESEARKKFWQILSAVEYCHSHHIVHRDLKTENLLLDANMNIKLADFGFGNFYKSGEPLSTWCGSPPYAAPEVFEGKEYEGPHLDIWSLGVVLYVLVCGSLPFDGPNLPTLRQRVLEGRFRIPYFMSEDCETLIRRMLVVDPTKRITISQIKQHKWMQADPSLQQQQSLSFSMQNYNSNLGDYNEQVLGIMQTLGIDRQRTVESLQNSSYNHFAAIYYLLLERLKEYRSSQLSSRPASGRQQRPRSSEISNVEMPQDSLASETLRSSLLYQQPQSLIQPSLQAEMDCDMSNPLQPVFFPVDPNFNGLFRNRSISPNSLLETTISEEVRQEKELEDEIKAYDHPICIPSNTSRRHTLAEVTTHFYQHAPPCIVISSSASPTEGTSSDSCLTSSSNDSSVALSSCLAGQVMTGSPAAARMTSPFLASQSDAPVLQAQGCMGGASLLPVSFQEGRRASDTSLTQGLKAFRQQLRKNARAKGFLGLNKIKGFARQVCQSSSSRAARSAMSPFQHTQPNTCIYSSSGSSREGRSLLEEVLQQQRMLQLQHHQILQTACPQTSQTSATNGIPSSDSVGTCKASNSLLLSELQRENSFELAFAGNSQLLQPHFFGVSVSPVSSAAHLLDTHLYISSNVSPVGTTFSQQQSFSAQSPSYDAVTLQHGDCEMEDLTSNQLGKFVLVK; encoded by the exons ATGGTGATCATGTCAGAGTACGCCTCCGTGCCCGCTGCCGGACAAGCCCAGCAGCGGCCGCTGCGAGTCGGCTTCTACGATATCGAGAGGACCTTGGGAAAAGGCAACTTCGCGGTGGTCAAGCTGGCCAGGCACCGGGTGACCAAAACGCAG gttgcaataaaaataatagacaAAACAAGGTTAGACCCAAGCAATCTGGAGAAGATTTATAGAGAAGTTCAGATAATGAAGCTTTTGAATCATCCCCACATTATCAAGCTGTATCAG GTTATGGAGACAAAGGATATGCTTTACATTGTTACTGAGTTTGCAAAGAACGGAGAAATGTTTG ATCATCTGACCTCCAATGGGCACTTAAGTGAAAGCGAAGCACGGAAGAAGTTCTGGCAGATTCTTTCAGCGGTGGAATATTGTCACAGCCACCACATAGTGCACAGGGATCTCAAAACAGAGAACCTTTTGCTAGATGCTAACATGAATATCAAGTTAGCAG ACTTTGGCTTTGGAAACTTCTACAAGTCAGGAGAGCCCCTCTCCACTTGGTGTGGAAGCCCACCCTATGCAGCTCCAGAAGTTTTTGAAGGCAAAGAATATGAAGGACCTCACCTTGATATATGG AGCCTTGGGGTGGTGCTGTATGTCCTTGTCTGTGGTTCTCTGCCTTTTGATGGACCCAATTTACCAACTCTTAGACAAAGAGTGCTGGAGGGGCGGTTCCGCATCCCTTACTTCATGTCTGAAG ACTGTGAAACACTAATCCGACGGATGTTGGTTGTGGACCCAACCAAGCGAATAACCATTTCCCAAATAAAGCAGCACAAGTGGATGCAAGCTGACCCGTCTCTTCAACAGCAGCAGTCTTTGTCTTTCTCCATGCAAAACTACAACTCCAACCTGGGTGACTACAATGAGCAAGTCCTTGGGATCATGCAAACACTTGGCATTGACAGGCAGAGAACTGTTGAG tctctgcaaaacagcagctaCAACCATTTTGCCGCAATTTATTACCTGCTCTTGGAACGCCTCAAGGAGTATCGAAGCAGCCAGCTATCGAGTCGTCCAGCAAGTGGCCGTCAGCAAAGGCCGAGGAGCTCCGAGATCAGCAATGTTGAG ATGCCTCAGGACAGTCTCGCTAGTGAAACACTGCGATCATCTCTGCTTTACCAGCAACCTCAGAGCCTGATTCAGCCATCCTTGCAGGCAGAAATGGACTGTGACATGAGCAATCCATTACAG CCTGTGTTCTTCCCCGTGGATCCCAACTTCAATGGGCTCTTCCGGAACCGCTCCATCTCCCCCAACAGCCTGTTGGAGACCACCATTAGTGAAGAAGTAAGGCAAGAGAAGGAGCTGGAAGATGAAATTAAGGCATATGACCACCCCATCTGCATCCCTAGCAACACCAGCAGGAGGCACACACTGGCCGAAGTGACCACTCATTTCTATCAGCATGCCCCTCCAT GTATAGTCATTTCCTCTTCTGCAAGCCCCACAGAGGGAACTAGTTCAGACAGCTGCCTTACTTCATCTTCAAATGACAGCTCAGTGGCCCTGAGCAGCTGTTTGGCAGGTCAAGTAATGACGGGGAGCCCAGCCGCAGCTAGGATGACGTCGCCCTTCCTAGCTTCCCAGTCTGACGCTCCGGTGTTACAAGCCCAGGGCTGCATGGGAGGTGCTTCTCTCCTGCCTGTCAGCTTCCAAGAAGGAAGGCGAGCATCTGATACCTCATTAACTCAAG GCTTGAAGGCTTTTAGGCAGCAGCTGCGGAAGAACGCTCGAGCCAAGGGGTTTCTCGGCTTGAATAAAATCAAAGGCTTTGCTCGGCAGGTGTGTCAGTCCTCCTCATCTCGGGCAGCAAGGAGCGCCATGAGCCCTTTCCAACACACACAGCCAAACACCTGCATATACAGCAGCAgtgggagcagcagagagggaagaagcCTCCTGGAGGAGGTgctacagcagcagag AatgctccagctccagcatcACCAGATACTCCAGACAGCTTGTCCCCAGACTTCTCAGACATCTGCAACAAATGGCATCCCCTCCTCTGATAGCGTAGGTACCTGCAAAGCATCCAATTCTCTTCTGTTGTCAGAGCTACAAAGAGAGAACTCATTTGAGCTGGCCTTTGCTGGCAACAGCCAACTGCTCCAACCTCATTTCTTTGGTGTCAGTGTGTCACCGGTGTCCTCAGCAGCTCACCTTTTAGACACGCACCTGTACATCAGCAGCAACGTTTCTCCAGTTGGCACCACCTTCTCTCAGCAACAGAGTTTCTCTGCGCAGTCTCCAAGCTATGACGCTGTCACTCTGCAGCACGGGGACTGTGAGATGGAGGACCTGACTTCCAACCAGCTAGGGAAGTTCGTCCTGGTCAAATGA